The Paracholeplasma brassicae genome includes the window TTAATCGGCGTGCCTGTAAAATCAAATGATTTTCTAAATTGATTTTCTAGGTAACGTAAATAAGAAAAGTGTACAAATGATGGGTCATTTACGAAGATAACAAACGTCGGTGGTTTTGTTGATACTTGTGTAACGTATGAAAATTTCGCTTTTCCTTGATTAAAGGTTGCTGGCGGATTCATTGAAACCGCATCTAACAAGACATCATTAATGATGTTCGTCGGAATACGCTTATTAAAGTTTTCATACGCACGTTCAACGGATTCAAAGATGGTTGAAATTCGTTTATTTTCCTTAGCAGAAACAAAACAAACTTCGGCAAACGTTAAGAACTTAAACTCATCATAAATATGATCCGTTAGTTTCTTCATCGTTTTTTCATCTTTTTCAACAGCGTCCCACTTATTGACAACAATAACTGCCGCTCTTGCATAATCTTGTATATAACCTGCAACGTGTTTATCTTGAGCAATCAAATCCCTTGATCCATCAAGCACAACAAGTCCAACGTCTGAGCGTTCAATCGCTGAGACAGCTCTTAATACACTGTATTTTTCAGTGCTTTCGTAAACTTGACCACGTTTTTTAATACCTGCTGTATCGATAATGATATATTCTTTACCGTCTTTTTTAAATGGTGTATCAACGGCATCCCGGGTCGTACCGGCAATTTCACTTACGATGACACGTTCTTGACCTAAAATCGCATTCGTTAAACTAGATTTACCGACGTTAGGATATCCAATAACGGCAAGTTTGATGATGTCATCATCCTCAAGCATCTTATTGTCCTCAGGCATTTCTGCAACAATTTGATCTAGCAATTCACCAATACCAATCCCGTGATTACTACTGATTGCAATTGGATCACCAAATCCAAGTGCGTAAAATTCATAAATACTGTTTTTCAAGTCAACGTTATCAACTTTATTTACAGCAACTATTACTTTCTTATCTGTTTGATATAGCATTTTTGAAATCACGTTATCGTCATCCGTTAACCCTGATCTTGAGTCAACAACGAAAACGATCAAATCTGCTTCATTAATGGCCACTAACGCTTGCTGTTTAATCTGTTCTAAAAAGGGAGCATCGCCTATTTCGATGCCCCCTGTGTCGATTACAGCAAAGGTTTTTGTTAGCCATTCAGCTCTCGCATAAATGCGATCTCTTGTGACACCTGGGGCGTCATCTGTGATGGACAGTCTCGTGCCAACCAAGCGATTAAATAAACTTGATTTCCCGACGTTTGGACGTCCGACAATCGCTACCGTAAATGGCATAAGTATCACCTCTATTTTATTTTTTGTCTTTTTCAGTTAATAAATTTTCGAATAAGTCACCGATGGTTGTCGTTGCTTCTTCGTCATGTGTTAAATATTGTTCATACTCACTTCTTAATGAATCCTCTGCAATTTGTTTAACCGATAACTTTAAATACCATTCTTTTGGATTTACATCGATTACTCTTGCTTGCATAGTATCACCTACTGCAAATAAATCTTCGATTTTGTTGACTCTTTCTGTTGATAATTCAGATACAGGAATAAAGCCTACAACACCTTTAGCTTCAACATTCATGCCTTTATCAGTAATGATTTCAATCACTTTGACTTCAACATTTTCTCCACGTTTAAATGAAACATTTTTCCATGGGTTGTCAAATAATGCTTTTCTACTTAAGCTGATCTTTTTCTTTTTAACATCTACTAATAACACGGCTGATTCGACCACATCGCCAATCTTAACAAAATTAGCGAAATTATCATTTGGATTCCAAGAATATTCTGATTGGTGTAATAAACCACGAACACCTTCTTCTAATTCAATGATTAAACCAAATGGCAGTTTTTGAACCACGGCACCTTTAACCGCACTACCTTTTTTATGCTCTTCTGAAAAAGCTTCAAACGGTGTTGGCAGTAACGCTTTATGAGATAAATCTAATCTCATGCCTTCTTTTTTAATTACTTTGACTTCGATTTCATCACCAAGTTTAATTACTTCGTTGATGTCTTCAATACGTCTGTGTTGAATTTGTGAAATACGAAGCAACCCTGCAACGTGGTTAAATCTAACGGTTGCCGCATGTGGTTCAATGCGTTCAATCGTTCCTTTTAACACATCGCCTGTGTTGATTTGATCGATTTCTTCTTTACGTGCATTTTGTCTTTCTTCTAGTTCTTGTTGACGTCTTGCTTCAAAAATTTGCTTTCTTGAGGCAATCAAACGTGGTCTCTTTCCATTTTTCACTTCGATTAAATGAACTTCAAGTGTTTGACCCTTTAATGTGTCTTTACTTTCTACAAGTTCACGATCAAGTAAGCCATATGGTAAGAATATGTCAAATCCTTCGTATTTTAAATGAAGGCCTTTTTCGTCTACTTTAGTAATTTTTGTTTCAATTGTTTTGTTGTCTTTGTAAGCATCTTCGATTACTTTGAAACTTTCGTCTTTTAGTAATGGTAAACGACTTAATAAAATATAAGAAGGTTCATCATTCATTTTTGTGATGATTGCAGTTACTTTGTCTCCTTCTTTCACTACATCTTTAAAAGAGGTAATATTCTTACCGTAAAACTCTACGAACATTCTGCCTTCTTCAAAGTTTTCGAGTGTCAAATAGATAACGTTGTCTTCAACTTTGAAAACCGTTCCCTCTACTTTATCACGCACCTTTAGTGTTTGAAACTTAACGTCCTTCATTTGTAGTTCTTCCATGGTAATTCTCCTTTTCAATATTTCGTTTGTGATACGCTCAATCGTATCCTCTATTGTAAAATTTGTTGTGTCAATGACAATTGCATCTGTTGCTACAACAAGTGGTGATTCCTTACGTGTTGAATCTTTTAAATCACGTTCTTGTAATTCTTTAGCTAATTGTTCAATGTCTTGTGTGACATTGTTAACTTCTTTATCTTTAAGACGTCTTTTGGCTCTTTCTTTAACATGAGCCGTTAAGAAAATCTTTAAATCTGCGTTTGGCAGAACAACGGTTCCGATATCTCTACCATCCATGATAACATCAATATTTTTAGCAGCCTCTTGTTGAATACTAACGAGTGTACGTCTAACGTATGGAAAGCTTGATACTTTAGAAACATTTTTCGTTACTTTATCATCCCTGATTTTCGTAGTGACGTCAATTCCATTTGCATAGATTTTTTCGTTCTTATATTCAATTTTAACTTTGCTAACAAATTCATATTCGGATTCATCGTCTAAATTAATGCCTTTTTCTAAGGCTAAATACGTGATGGCACGGTACATTGCGCCAGTATCAATATGTGTTAAATTTAGCTTTTCGGCTATTTTTTTACTTATCGTTGACTTCCCGCTGCCAGCTGGTCCGTCAATTGCAACTTTAAATCCTGGCATGTTAACCCTCCACACCTATTAATTATAACATTATAATTATAAATTATCTATTATATTTTTGTCTTTTTTGTATGCGCATACAATTTTTTCACTTCATGAATTGAAAGCTCTCGATATGAACCTCTTTGAACACCATCGAGTGTTAAGAAATCGTATTCAACACGCGTTAAATTCTTAACAGGGTATCCTAGCGCTTCAAACATTTGTCTGACTTGTCTATTTTTCCCTTCTGTGATTGTAATACGCACAAGAGATGAATTCTCTTTTACTTTTACTTCTTCTAATCTTGCTTCTGCCTTTTTAGTTAGGTAATTATTCTCAATTCTAACACCTGCTTTTAGTTGGCGAATGATGTGTTTATTTACCAAACCTTCAACGCGTGCTAAATATGTTTTTCTTACGCCAAAGTCAGGCTTCGTTAAAAAATAATTTAAATTGCCATCGTTAGTTAACAACAGCAACCCTGCGGTGTCAAAGTCAAGTCTTCCAACCGGAAACACACGGTACCTCTTATCAACTTCATCTAATAAATCAACAACCGTTTTACGATTTTTTTCGTCTTTAACCGTTGTGACGACACCCGTAGGTTTGTTCATAAGATAATAAACGTGTTTTTCTTTTTCTAAGACTTTGTCTTCTATCATGACTAGATCATTCTCGTTGACGTCATATCCTGGTTCAAGAATTACATTTCCATTGACTTTTACTTTTCCTGAGGTAATTATTTCAACTGCCCCACGTCGTGAGGCAATGCCGGCTTCAGCTAATTTTTTTTGTTAATCTCATTTTCATTGCCTCCATTACATCTATCTATCATTATAACATAGACAGATGATTATTCCATAAAAAAGGGTGATGAACTCACCCGTTTTGGTTAATCTTATTTATCTCTTGAAACGTAGGAACCATCTTGTGTACTAACGATGATTTTTTCGCCTTGTTCAATGAACATTGGGACTTTTACTAATAGCCCTGTTTGAACGATCGCGTCTTTTAAAGCGTTTGTTTTTGTGTCTCCTTTGACGCCAGGCACAGTTTCAGTTACTTCTAATACGACTTTGTCTGGTAAGATAACACCAAGTACTTCAATTTCGTTATAGAACATAACATCAACTTCCATACCTTCAAATATAAACTTACTTTCATATGCGATTTGCGCTTGTGTCAGTTCGATTTGTTCGTAAGTTTCCATGTTCATGAAAACGTGAGCATCCCCATTAACGTATAAATATTGCATTCTGGTTTTGTCAATTTGTGCACGATCAACTTTTTCACTTGCATTAAATGTGTAGTCAATCACAGAACCTGTTCTTAAATTTCTTAATTTAGAACGAACGAATGCAGCACCTTTACCTGGTTTAACGTGCATAAATTCGATGATTTGATAGATGTTACCATCAAAACTAATTGTTAATCCTGTTTTAAAATCACTTGTACTAATCATAATTTACCTCCTCGAAAATTTCCTTTATAATTATATCATAAAAAAATCAATTGTCATATTTTTTTGGTTAACATTTCAATCGCTTGTAGATAGCTTTGTTCTTTAAGTCCTTTTACATAAACATCTGCAAGTGCTTCAAACAAATCGATATGTCTAAATTCTTCACGCAACCTTATGTCACTAAGGTGACAGATACCTTTTGGCTTTGTTACAATCTCAAATGCATCTCTTAGTGCGATGCTATAATGTGCAAAAGCCCCTGGATTCATTAACATAAAATCATAGTTATCGTTTGTTTGTAATAAATCAATTAGAACCGATTCGGAATTCGATTGAACAAACTCAAAATCAATTGATGGGTAAGTTTTTTTAATCAATTCGTTTAACTCACTTAATGTCAGACTACCATAATGTGTTTGATTACGCTTTCCAAGCATATTTAAATTAGGACCATTAATGATTAAGGCTTTCATTTTAAATACCCCTCTTCTTTTAACCTTGAGATGATTGTTTCTACTGTTTTTTCTAACTGATGATCATTATCGACAATGACATCTGCAAAGAAAATATAACTCATCATTCGCTTATTAAAAAGTTGATCCAAACTTTGTTGTTGCAATAACGGCCTTGGAAAATCATTTTTAATGCGTTTTTCAATGACATCTAGTTCAGTATTTAGATAGACGACTACGCCATTAAAATGCTCTTTATTTTCATTATTAGTAACAATCCCACCACCGGTCGATACCACCATTTGGTCACAAGATTTCACTTCAATTAACGCTTCGGTCTCTAATTTTCGAAACGTTTGTTCGCCATATTTGTCAAATATTTCATCGATAAACATTAAGGCATTGCGTTCGATTTGTGCATCTAAATCAACAAACGTATAAGCCAGTTTTTGTGCTAATGATTTTCCTACGGTGGTTTTTCCACTCCCCGGCATACCAATTAAATAGATATTCATATTACTCCTTTAAGAATTGATTGCACCTGATTTTCAGTGCTTCAATCGTTTGATTTAGCTCATTGTGATTAACGTTTATTATGGTCGCATCCATTTGATGTTTAAACCAAGTTTCTTGTCTTTTAGCTAAATGTCTTGTCTTCTTTTTGATTTCAATTAGTGCTTCTTCTAAGCTTATCGAGCCTTCAAAGTAGGCATTTAATTCACGATACCCTAAGATATTTAGAGTGATTCCTTCTTGATAGAGGTGAAACGCTTCTTCAACAAATCCCTCATTAACCATTTGGTCGACCCTCAAGTTAATACGTTCGTATAACTGTTCACGAGGCATTGTCAAATAAATAACAAGTGCATCATAGAGTCGTTCATCCTTCTTAACTAACTCACTTCGTTTAACGTTTGAATCCGCTTGAAGTATGGCACGAATGATACGTCTTCGATTGTTTTGATGCAGTTCATTCGCTGTCTTTGCATCTTTGGATTTTAAAAGTTCGTGTAGTGCTTCATTTGAATAGGAATCGTACATCGATTCATCTTTTATATCGTATTTTGGTGCATAAAACTCATAATTATCGATGACGGCTTTGATGTATAGTCCCGTGCCACCAACAATCATTGGTACCTTGATTTTATCAATTAAAGCTCTAGACATCGTTTGAAACTGAGCCACATCGTAGGTTTCGTTTGGCTCTTTGATATCGATTAAGTGATGAATTACCCCTTGTTTTTCATCACCCTTGATTTTGGCAGATCCTACATCTAATCGTTTGTAAACCTGTACAGAGTCACCACTAATGATTTCAGCACTCAGGTGTTTAGCTAATTCGATTGAAATCGCGGTTTTTCCGACCGCGGTAGGTCCACATAAAACAATCACTTTTTTCATACGATTCGTTTAAACTTCTTTTCAATTTCATACAGTGAAAATGAAATTATGATTGGTCTGCCATGTGGGCAAAAATAGGGGTTTTCACAGTTTCTAAGTTCACTCATTAAATGATATATTTCATCTGAGTTCAAGGCTTTATTCGCTTTAATTGCACCTTTGCAACTGATGTCCTTAGCGAGTTGATCTCGTAATCGACTTAAGTCAATGGTTTGATATCGATCCAACTCTTCAATCATGCCATAAATCATGTAGTCAAGGTCTTTTTCATCAAGCCAAATGGGTATTTCTCTTAAATGATAACTGTTTTGACCAAACGGTTCAAACAGTAACCCTAACTTTTGAAATAGCGTTTGATTTGAATCAATCATGTTTTTTTCATTTGCTCTAAAATCATAAAGATGTGGCACAAGTAGTTGTTTTCTAGTTTGTGAAGGCTCCCCAAGTTTTTTATAATAAATTTCGTAACGAATTCGTTCAGCAGCTGCGTGCTGATCCACTAAAAACAACCCTTCTTTATTTTGAAATAATAGATAGGTACCCGCATAAGTCCCTACGTAATCAAAATCGGGTATGCCTCGTTTAACTTCATTAAATTCAACCTTTTGTTCTTCAAAATTATTGATATCGTTGATTATTTCTTGATTACCATTTGATTTGTATTCAACATAATCGGTTGGCCCTAATTTTGGTAATTGCTCTTCTTTAATCGTTAATAAAGCGTCTTCAAATCCACTGAGTTGCTTATAGTTTTCTGTTGCTGAGTCCATAGGCTTTAAGACATCTTCAATGATTCTAGGTTTTTTTGTTAGCGTTTGATAAATCAGTTTTCGAATCATTGATGCCAAAACGTACTCATTAGATAGTTTAATCTCTCGTTTTTGAGGGTGTACGTTGACATCGATTAAGGATGGATCTATTGTTATTCTAATCACAGCAATCGGGTATCTATTGACCATGATGTAGGTGTGATAGCCCTCGACAACCGCGTTGATTAACAAGTAGTTTTTAATCGTTCGACCATTGACTAAAATCGTAATATCGTTTTTCTTGGCTTTATTATAGGTTGGAGAGGCTAAAAAAGCATCGATTCTTATATCATTTTCATTGATTGTTGCTTTTTCTAACGTCCTACCTATTTCTTTTCCATGAATTTGTGCAAATAAATTAGGATAGCTCTTGTCACCAAAAGATTGTTTTAGGACTTTATCTTCATGTGTCAATATAAACCGAACCTCTGGATTTGAAAGCATCGCTTCATCCACAACTTCCTGAATGTATGCGAGTTCTGTTTGAGGTGATTTGATGTATTTGAGTCTTGCTGGTACGTTATAAAATAGATCGTTAACAATGACCTCTGTGCCTTCATTTAAAGCACTTGAGCCATCAGAGTAGAGTTTTCCGCCATGATAGGTCACCTGATAGCCAGAGCCATCGTTCGTTTTTGATTTGATTGTCAGTTTCGAAACCGACGCAATCGAAGGAATCGCCTCACCTCGGAAACCCAAGCTTTTAATATGTGCTAAATCATATTCATTTTTAATTTTAGATGTCGCATGTCTAAAAAAGGCTAGATGGATATCATCTTTATCCATTCCTACGCCATTATCAATGACTTTTATTTCACCTAAACCATAATCTTTGATGTGAATTTCAATCGAGGTTGCCTCTGCATCGATGGCATTTTCAATGAGTTCTTTTAGTGCTGAAGCGGGTCTTGAAACCACTTCACCAGCGGCAATCATATTTGATAATCGTTCATCAAGTTTGATAATTCTAGCCATCGTTTCTCCTCCTTAATCAGTTAATTTCGTCTTGAAGCTCTTTTAAAATCACGAGTGCTTCAAGTGGTGTTAATTCATTGATGTTCACTTGTTTTAATCGATTGACAACCAGTTCTAATTCACTTGTTAATACTTGTTGATTATCCTGTGCTTCATAATCATCAAAATTAAACAAATTTAGTAAAATCGTTTTATCTTTATCACTTTCAAGGTGTTTTAGAATATCATTACTACGTTTTATGATAGATTTTGGTAGTTTCGCTAGTTCTGCAACGTTTATCCCGTAGGATTTATCGGTTGGTCCTTCTTCTACTTTGTGTAGAAACACAATTTGCTTATTTTCTTCATTGGCTGTCACATGGACATTTTTTAGCCTTTCAAGTGTTTCTTCTAAGCGTGTTAACTCATGATAGTGTGTTGAAAATAGAGTAATCGCTTTTGTTTTCTCATGTACGTATTCAATAATTGCTTGTGCAATCGCCATGCCATCATAGGTCGCCGTTCCACGTCCAATTTCATCAAAAATCAACAATGAGTTTTTTGTTGCATACTTTAGTGCTTCATTGGTCTCTTTCATCTCAACCATGAACGTCGATTGTCCACCAGCTAAATCATCCTGTGCCCCAATTCGAGTGTATATCGCATCAAAAAGTGGCAAATTAGCCTCAGAAGCAGGCACAAAAGCCCCCATTTGAGCTAAGATAACGATTTGCGCAAACATACGCATGTAGGTTGATTTACCGCTCATGTTTGGCCCAGTTATCAGTAAAATGCCGCCTTGTTTCACTAAGACATCATTTCTTACAAAACTTACCTTCGTATTTAATTCAACCACCGGATGTCGACCTTCTTTTATAAAAACGTCGTTTTTTTGATTAAATGAGGGTCTTACGTAGTGATTCTCAATGCTTGCTGTGGCTAGGGTTTGATACACATCAATTGTGGCAATTTGATCACTTAGGGATTGTAGGTCTTTCGTATAAGTGGCTACTTTATCTCTTAACTCAACGAATAGTTCGAATTCAAGTGCAAGCTCCTTTTCACCAGCACTTAATATCAACTGTTCTTTTTCCTTGAGTTCTGGTGTGATAAACCGTTCAGATGACGTCAGCGTTTGACGACGTTCATAACCAAAAGAATCTTGTACTAACCCTAGATTGCCTTTTGATATTTCGATGTAGTAGCCAAAAACGCGATTATAGCCAATTTTAAGGTTCTTGATCCCTGTTTTCTCACGTTCCATTTGTTCGAAATTAGTCATCCATGTTTTACCATTAATCGAGAGATCTTTTAGTTCATCTAGGCGTTCATCGTAACCTTTTTTAATGATTCCACCATCTTTTAAAGTCAATGGCGGGTTATCTTCGATGGCTTTTTCTAGAAGTGAATATAACGAACTAAAGTCATTGATTTCATTAGAGAAATTCGTTAGTTTTTGTTCGCTAAATTGATTTAGTGTTATCTTAATTAATGGAATTCGACTAAGTGTTTGTCTTAACTGCGCAAGGTCTTTACCTGAGGCATTTTGACTTGCGATTCTTGTAGTAATACGTCTTAAGTCA containing:
- the der gene encoding ribosome biogenesis GTPase Der; the encoded protein is MPFTVAIVGRPNVGKSSLFNRLVGTRLSITDDAPGVTRDRIYARAEWLTKTFAVIDTGGIEIGDAPFLEQIKQQALVAINEADLIVFVVDSRSGLTDDDNVISKMLYQTDKKVIVAVNKVDNVDLKNSIYEFYALGFGDPIAISSNHGIGIGELLDQIVAEMPEDNKMLEDDDIIKLAVIGYPNVGKSSLTNAILGQERVIVSEIAGTTRDAVDTPFKKDGKEYIIIDTAGIKKRGQVYESTEKYSVLRAVSAIERSDVGLVVLDGSRDLIAQDKHVAGYIQDYARAAVIVVNKWDAVEKDEKTMKKLTDHIYDEFKFLTFAEVCFVSAKENKRISTIFESVERAYENFNKRIPTNIINDVLLDAVSMNPPATFNQGKAKFSYVTQVSTKPPTFVIFVNDPSFVHFSYLRYLENQFRKSFDFTGTPIKLILRKKD
- the cmk gene encoding (d)CMP kinase yields the protein MPGFKVAIDGPAGSGKSTISKKIAEKLNLTHIDTGAMYRAITYLALEKGINLDDESEYEFVSKVKIEYKNEKIYANGIDVTTKIRDDKVTKNVSKVSSFPYVRRTLVSIQQEAAKNIDVIMDGRDIGTVVLPNADLKIFLTAHVKERAKRRLKDKEVNNVTQDIEQLAKELQERDLKDSTRKESPLVVATDAIVIDTTNFTIEDTIERITNEILKRRITMEELQMKDVKFQTLKVRDKVEGTVFKVEDNVIYLTLENFEEGRMFVEFYGKNITSFKDVVKEGDKVTAIITKMNDEPSYILLSRLPLLKDESFKVIEDAYKDNKTIETKITKVDEKGLHLKYEGFDIFLPYGLLDRELVESKDTLKGQTLEVHLIEVKNGKRPRLIASRKQIFEARRQQELEERQNARKEEIDQINTGDVLKGTIERIEPHAATVRFNHVAGLLRISQIQHRRIEDINEVIKLGDEIEVKVIKKEGMRLDLSHKALLPTPFEAFSEEHKKGSAVKGAVVQKLPFGLIIELEEGVRGLLHQSEYSWNPNDNFANFVKIGDVVESAVLLVDVKKKKISLSRKALFDNPWKNVSFKRGENVEVKVIEIITDKGMNVEAKGVVGFIPVSELSTERVNKIEDLFAVGDTMQARVIDVNPKEWYLKLSVKQIAEDSLRSEYEQYLTHDEEATTTIGDLFENLLTEKDKK
- a CDS encoding pseudouridine synthase, encoding MIEDKVLEKEKHVYYLMNKPTGVVTTVKDEKNRKTVVDLLDEVDKRYRVFPVGRLDFDTAGLLLLTNDGNLNYFLTKPDFGVRKTYLARVEGLVNKHIIRQLKAGVRIENNYLTKKAEARLEEVKVKENSSLVRITITEGKNRQVRQMFEALGYPVKNLTRVEYDFLTLDGVQRGSYRELSIHEVKKLYAHTKKTKI
- the efp gene encoding elongation factor P, encoding MISTSDFKTGLTISFDGNIYQIIEFMHVKPGKGAAFVRSKLRNLRTGSVIDYTFNASEKVDRAQIDKTRMQYLYVNGDAHVFMNMETYEQIELTQAQIAYESKFIFEGMEVDVMFYNEIEVLGVILPDKVVLEVTETVPGVKGDTKTNALKDAIVQTGLLVKVPMFIEQGEKIIVSTQDGSYVSRDK
- a CDS encoding type II 3-dehydroquinate dehydratase translates to MKALIINGPNLNMLGKRNQTHYGSLTLSELNELIKKTYPSIDFEFVQSNSESVLIDLLQTNDNYDFMLMNPGAFAHYSIALRDAFEIVTKPKGICHLSDIRLREEFRHIDLFEALADVYVKGLKEQSYLQAIEMLTKKI
- a CDS encoding shikimate kinase — its product is MNIYLIGMPGSGKTTVGKSLAQKLAYTFVDLDAQIERNALMFIDEIFDKYGEQTFRKLETEALIEVKSCDQMVVSTGGGIVTNNENKEHFNGVVVYLNTELDVIEKRIKNDFPRPLLQQQSLDQLFNKRMMSYIFFADVIVDNDHQLEKTVETIISRLKEEGYLK
- the miaA gene encoding tRNA (adenosine(37)-N6)-dimethylallyltransferase MiaA, with protein sequence MKKVIVLCGPTAVGKTAISIELAKHLSAEIISGDSVQVYKRLDVGSAKIKGDEKQGVIHHLIDIKEPNETYDVAQFQTMSRALIDKIKVPMIVGGTGLYIKAVIDNYEFYAPKYDIKDESMYDSYSNEALHELLKSKDAKTANELHQNNRRRIIRAILQADSNVKRSELVKKDERLYDALVIYLTMPREQLYERINLRVDQMVNEGFVEEAFHLYQEGITLNILGYRELNAYFEGSISLEEALIEIKKKTRHLAKRQETWFKHQMDATIINVNHNELNQTIEALKIRCNQFLKE
- the mutL gene encoding DNA mismatch repair endonuclease MutL — its product is MARIIKLDERLSNMIAAGEVVSRPASALKELIENAIDAEATSIEIHIKDYGLGEIKVIDNGVGMDKDDIHLAFFRHATSKIKNEYDLAHIKSLGFRGEAIPSIASVSKLTIKSKTNDGSGYQVTYHGGKLYSDGSSALNEGTEVIVNDLFYNVPARLKYIKSPQTELAYIQEVVDEAMLSNPEVRFILTHEDKVLKQSFGDKSYPNLFAQIHGKEIGRTLEKATINENDIRIDAFLASPTYNKAKKNDITILVNGRTIKNYLLINAVVEGYHTYIMVNRYPIAVIRITIDPSLIDVNVHPQKREIKLSNEYVLASMIRKLIYQTLTKKPRIIEDVLKPMDSATENYKQLSGFEDALLTIKEEQLPKLGPTDYVEYKSNGNQEIINDINNFEEQKVEFNEVKRGIPDFDYVGTYAGTYLLFQNKEGLFLVDQHAAAERIRYEIYYKKLGEPSQTRKQLLVPHLYDFRANEKNMIDSNQTLFQKLGLLFEPFGQNSYHLREIPIWLDEKDLDYMIYGMIEELDRYQTIDLSRLRDQLAKDISCKGAIKANKALNSDEIYHLMSELRNCENPYFCPHGRPIIISFSLYEIEKKFKRIV
- the mutS gene encoding DNA mismatch repair protein MutS encodes the protein MDKEDIKYTPMMEQYLTLKKDYADALVFFRLGDFYEMFFEDAITASKELEIALTGRDAGAKERVPMCGVPHHAVLPYVQKLIQKGYKIAIAEQVTEPGNGLVKREVVKMITPGMVIDEGILDGAYYNYIGSIIKDKSLYHIAFGDISTGDLNLIQNQKEENLIKVVLQLGLKEVLISSNEEKLENELRNHVLVSYEEGYFEHQLASEIDFTPAKAVKRLLNYFKQTQKAELLQFSNVNVINEEDYLKMDLNSKNSLELMTSNKQRKNQSLLDVLDHCVTALGSRKLKDMLDRPLYNQSQIEDRLDYIEALRSDHFKRDDLKKALQGVYDLRRITTRIASQNASGKDLAQLRQTLSRIPLIKITLNQFSEQKLTNFSNEINDFSSLYSLLEKAIEDNPPLTLKDGGIIKKGYDERLDELKDLSINGKTWMTNFEQMEREKTGIKNLKIGYNRVFGYYIEISKGNLGLVQDSFGYERRQTLTSSERFITPELKEKEQLILSAGEKELALEFELFVELRDKVATYTKDLQSLSDQIATIDVYQTLATASIENHYVRPSFNQKNDVFIKEGRHPVVELNTKVSFVRNDVLVKQGGILLITGPNMSGKSTYMRMFAQIVILAQMGAFVPASEANLPLFDAIYTRIGAQDDLAGGQSTFMVEMKETNEALKYATKNSLLIFDEIGRGTATYDGMAIAQAIIEYVHEKTKAITLFSTHYHELTRLEETLERLKNVHVTANEENKQIVFLHKVEEGPTDKSYGINVAELAKLPKSIIKRSNDILKHLESDKDKTILLNLFNFDDYEAQDNQQVLTSELELVVNRLKQVNINELTPLEALVILKELQDEIN